In the Pseudomonadota bacterium genome, GGGGTCAGGGCGGGTGGTGGGCATTTGACGTATTTGCGCAGGACGGACGAACTGCCTGACAAGGCCGATCTGGCCGTCCTTCTTGACGTGATCGAGCATGTTCACGATCCGGAACGGGTGTTCCATGAGATTGCCGACCATGTCCGCAAGGATGGATGGCTCATTCTGACAATGCCTTACAATCCCCATGAATGGGGTATTGACGATGAGTTCTACGGTCATCTTCGCCGGCTCAGTCTGCGCGGTTCGATTTCCCTGTTGGAAAACAGTGGATGGAACGTTATCCGTCTCCTGGACCCCACCTTCCCAAGCTTTTGGTTCATTCGTCGGGGCTATCTGCTGCTTAGGGCCTTAACCAGTAGTAGCGTGCAACAACAGCCGGCAAAGCATATGGGCGATATCGAAAAAACCCTTAAGTCTGCACGTGACAGCGCCTGGGATTATGGTGGAATTATCCCAAGATTACTGGCCAACAGCTTGGTGCCTTGGATGCTTGTCCGCAGATTCGACATCTATTTCGAATCCTTCTTCCGAGGATTCGAGCTTTTTGTCGTATGCCAGAAACGCTCAACTTCGCGGGATTGCAGCGTATGCCTAAATGGCCACTTTACCTTTCAAAGCTTCTTCCATCGATATAACCTTCAAAAATGTACTTTTTGTGCTACGGAAAAGGTTCTCCCACGGGTTGAAGGTGACCTCCTTCCGCGCGACACAGACCACCTGCGCTCACGTCTGGCTAGACGCTTTCTGACCGCTACACAAAACTCGCGCCTGCGTAATCTCCTCGGCCTGCCGGTCAAGGAAAAAACGATAATTGTGATATCGCGCGGTGCCCAGGCCTTGCAAACACAGGTAGTCCCAGCGGATTGGCACCTGACCCAGTGTCATGGTAACGATCTGCTGAATCAGAATCGCATGCTGCGCTTCCATCCCGACGGCGCACGCTATGGTGTTGTCGCCATGATCCACTTGATCGAGCTTTTCGAGGAAGTGAGCGACGCCATCCGCATTCTCGATGACATGGTTGCCCCCGGCGGCTACGCTTATCTCGAGTTTCCTAATAGCCGTTCTATACTTAAGAAGGTGCTACGTTGGCGTTGGTTTGGTTATGACCCACCAATGCACCGCTATGTCCTGGACCCGCTCAGTTTGGCCGATCAACTGGGCATGCGCAACTACCGTTTGATCCGGGAGTCCCATTTTGCGCCAGAGTATTCGTTTTACATTTTCGCCCAAATCATCATCAATACAGTGTTTCCTTTCCAGCGGGATGCATTGTTCGATTGGCTGCTAAATAAGGAAACGTCTGGGATTAAAGGTATAATGACTTTGCTGTCGTTGCTCCTAATGCCCTTGCTATTGCCGTTATTCCTCATGTACCAACCTCTGGCAAGCCTCTTAAGACGTGGGTGCGTGACATGCCAGCTCTACAGAAAAACCGACGTCCCGAACCCGCACGCCTCCGGCATTCTGTCCACCGGAAGAGATTGAAGAATATTTGCCAGAAGAGAGTATCAATGGCATTTTCCATCATCCTTATGAACCTGTTAATATCTATTGCAGAGGAGTTTTGAAATGTGGATACATAGGATTATGAATTTTATAATTTACTGGTATGACGAAGTCCATGCTGACACCAGACTTAGGTCGATTTTCTACATTATTCCAACTCTTTTTTTACTAATGTTGATTGCCCTTATGATACTTCCCATCGGGATACCGGTCATTGGTCATGTCAGTAGTTATTGGTGGGCAGATGCTGTAAACCAAAAGTTTGTGGGTCAAGTCAATAAATGGTTTTGGTTAAGGAAATCTTTGTTGACCATTGCTTTCCTGCTACTCTTGGCAGCAGGGATATTTCTGTGGCGAAAGCTACTTAGTTCCAAGACGTCCACAATTGTTGCCTTAGCTGCGGCGTACTTAACATTTGTTGGAACGCCGATTTTCACCCAATACTTAATAATGGGTGATTGGCATACCCTTGGCGCAGAGGCTTTGCGGTCTCCGTGGGGAGGAAGTCCAAGTTATATGAACATTGCGAGTCGAATTGACAGTGTGTCAAACTATCTTGCACATATAACCGACTATGTCGGTGTTGACGGGCAGCTGCTAGGGCCAATGATGAGTAAAGCTCCAGCCTTTGTACTCACGTATTACGGCTTTGACCAGGCAGGTCTTTGGGCTGCAAGCGCGCTTGGGCTGAAATCTACACTTGAAGAGCGAAGCGTGGTGGTGGCAGTGAGCTTCCTGCTCGTTACAGGTTTGTGTATTTTCCCCTTGTACTTTGTAATTAAACAAATTATGTCAAGAACCGCTGCGTTAATTGGGGTAATGATATTTTCGCTGAACCCTATGGTGTCGGCGGGCTTTACGTTTTCCATGGCGTGGAATTATCAACTCATGATACCAATAACAGCCCTGGTAATAATGTTTCTATTCTACGGACTGGATCGACAATCCTGGCTGTGGACTTCGGCCGCTTTGTTGATAGCAATTGTTAGTACACTTTTTAACTGGGTGTCGTTGGCACTGCTCGTCTTCTGTATACTCTTCATGGTTGTTCGATTTTATTGGCTGACAGACACAGCCAACCGAAAAATGGCAAGGCAGGCCGTCAATGTGGCTATCGGCTTGTTTGTCATCAGCGTGGTTGCGATCTTCGTCATCCGTTTTGCTACCGGGCTCAACATGGTCATATTCTTCTGGGAAAAGTTTGTCATAAAGTATGTTGTCTGGATGTGGACAACGGTTATGTGTGATATGGGCGGTACGAAGTTTCTAATATCACTGCCGACAAACGTGTTGGAGTTTTTTTTCTGGGTTGGCATTCCAATTTCCCTGCAGTTTCTGCTTGCCCTGACACGGTCAGTTAAACCTGCGAAGCAATCTGATATGAAACTATTCCCCGGTCGCCTGCTTGTAGTGCTGCTTGTATTCTATATTTTGCTTTTAGATGTAAGTGGCATTTCGCTTGAAACTCAAAGATTGTGGGCATTTCTTGCGCCGATATTTATAATTGGCGGTCTGTATGAATTAGAATCTATCCAGCAAGAAAAGGAAATGGTTTCGGCGGGGCTGATTCTATTTGGGTTACAGGGTCTCCAGGTTCTTGTTTGCAAGAGCGTGTTTTTCTGGTAATAAGGTTATAAAAGGCAGGTGTGGAAACAGAACCTTTACAACAGCGTAGAAAAATTATTATGCTTCAAACTCCACGCAGGATTGACACTAAACCGAGGTTGTTGATCCGTTTTGTCGCGTACAACACTGAAAATACGATCAGCGACGTGCTTACAAAAATAACCTAACAACTGTTTGATGAATATTCAATCAAGCTATTGTGATTTAATAGCACTCGACCATAAAAAAGCGCGAAGCTTGCGGATACTTTTTGTTCATCAAGGTCTTCAATCTTTTGTCCAAAAGGACCTGGAAATCTTACGCTCTGCGTATGAAGTCCGTGAAGTTTGGTTTAGGGGGCTTCGAAGTGTCCACGCTATCTGGTCCGCTACACAGTGGGCTGATGTTACGTTCTCATGGTTTGGCAAATTACATGCTTTTTTTGCTGTTTTATTTTCAAAATTATTGGGGAAAAAGGCCGTTGTGGTGGCAGGCGGTGATGATGTTGTATATCTACCAAAGCTTAAGTATGGTTTGTTTTGTTATTGGTGGAAGAAATGGTGTCCTTTGTTTGTTTTTAAGTACGCTGATCTTGTTCTTCCCGTATCGAGGTACAATGAACAAGAAACCATAAAGAATGCAAAGGTAGATCATCAGAAGATCAGGATATTGTACCATGGATTTGACTCGAATGATTTTCAGAATCTGTCCAGCATTGGAACTGAGCGGGTTGCCATCACAGTTGGAGGAGTAGACTGGGAGCGTGTGCAGCGCAAAGGGTATGAGAGGTTTGTTCGAAGTGCAAAGTATCTTCTTGATGTACAATTCATTTTAATAGGGAAGTGGCACGATGACGCCATTGATTATCTTCGTAATATTGCCTCTGAGAATGTTGTTTTTACCGGCCAGGTTAGCGATGAGGAATTAATGAGATGGTTGTCGTTGGCTAAGGTTTATGTACAGGTTTCGCTTCATGAGGCATTTGGCTGTTCGCTGGCAGAGGCAATGCTCTGTGAATGCATTCCTGTCGTGTCAAGAACTGCCGCAATCCCTGAAGTAGTGGGTGACACAGGCTTCTATGTTGATGATGTAACCCCTCAAAACCTTGCCAGCAAAATCAAATATGCAATGACGTTGCCCGACGATTATGGAAAAAAAGCAAGACAGAGAATTATAGAGGAATTTCCTCTTTACAGGAGAAGACAGCAAATATTGGAAGCTATGAAGGCAATGTCGGCTCAAGATACCGAGGCAAGTTCATAGCGTAAGCTTACATTTAAGACAATGGCATACTTTCTATTCTGGTTATTATTAGGGGTTGTAGCATACGTGTATTTTGGTTATCCGATATTGCTTACTATCTTAACCAAATGGATGCCTACAATCAGCTCAGCTCAGCCAAACCATTTCCGTCTCAATAATGAATATCTTGTTGATTAACCACTATGCCGGGTCACCCCGTTACGGCATGGAATACCGACCCTACTACCTTGCCAGAGAATGGGTACGGCTTGGGCATAAGGTGACGATAACAGCAGCTTCATTTTCTCATATCCGTACAAATCAGCCAGTACTTTCGCGCGGTCTGACCGAAGAAGTGATTGACGGAATTCATTATGTGTGGCTCAAAACACCTGAGTATCATGGTAATGGTGTTGGCCGTGTCCTCAACATAGGAGTCTTTGTTGGACAACTTTATAGGTTTTCCAGCCAGATTATAGAGATGAGCCAGCCAGATGCCGTGGTTGCATCATCGCCTCATCCCTTTATTATTTTTCCTGCTTACTATCTACGGAAAAAGGCAAGGGCTAAATTAGTTTTCGAGGTACGTGATTTATGGCCACTCTCACTGGTAGAGCTTGTGGGGATATCAAAGAGGCATCCGTTCATCATGGCAATGCAGCGTACGGAAGATTTTGCTTATCGTGCAGCGGATAAAGTTGTTTCAGTTTTGCCGGGCACAGAGGAACACATGAAGATCCACGGTTTGGTCGATGGGAAGTTTGCATATATCCCGAATGGAATCGACATAACTGGATGGGGAAAAGGGATTAATGAGCTTCCAGAAATGCATAAACAGGCACTGGATGTTCTCAGAAGTGAGCGAAAATTCATCGTGGGGTATACAGGTGAGCACGGTATTGGTAATGCTCTCAATTCACTTGTTGAAGCCTCTAATCTACTGAGGCAAGAGAATGTTGCGTTTGTTCTTGTTGGAAAAGGAATTAAAAAGGCTTACCTTCAGTCCAAGGTGTCTCGAATGGAATTGCAGTCTGTCACATTCCTTCCGGATATTCCCAAATCGGCGATCCCCTCCCTCCTTGATATGTTTGATGTATGTTTTATAGGATGGCAGAACAAGCCCATATATCGGTTTGGAGTAAGTCCTAATAAGCTTATGGACTATATGATGGCGGCAAAACCAGTTATTCATTCAACTGGTGCTGTTAATGATGTTGTTGCCGAAAGTGGATGCGGTTTATCTTGTTCGCCAGAGGACCCTGGTATGATTGCTAATGCGGTTATTCAGTTGATGTCGTTATCCGAGGAAGATCGTAGGGATATGGGGTTGCGGGGCAGAGAGTATGTTTTGCAAAATCATGACTACAGGACGTTTGCTAAGAAATATTTGGATATAATTGGGTGAAACAACGATTGGGGCAATAAAGGAGTTTTATGATATCATCGCTGGAAAACTACTGGACCGCGATTAGCGGCTATTTCAATTCAAAAAATAATGTTTTTCTTTTCTGAAAAGGCCAGGCTTCCGTACGGATGGGCACAAAGATGGCAACAAAAAGGCAAGAACTCTCTCAATTATATCTGGGAATTGCCCTGGTATAGCCCAAACCATCTTGCCCATATCCCCTTGCCGTTAGCAGCTTCCGGAACTTTATTTTGGTAAGAAATTAAAGCTGAGTTATCGGGATTCCCTGATTATCACCGCTGCAACGAACAACCGTTGCTCAGTTTTATATACGGAAGAATTACAGGATGGGCTGGTCATCGAAAACAGCATGCAGGTCATAAACCCCTTTAAATGAACAAGTGCACTGTCCCGGTTCCTAACCTTATGAACCCTATAAACTTTTCCATTGTTGTTAATTGCTTAATAATATCAATCACATTACCTATGCCTGAGCTCCTGCATACCCCCAAAAAATGGGGGTCACCACACATGAAACAACATCGAAGTAAATTTGCCCGCAACCCTCTCAGTAATCTCGAACGACCGTGGGGAGCGGGCGAGAGGAAAAATTAAGTTCGAATTTTATAGAGCTAAAATAAACTCAAAGAGGACGAAATGAAAAACTTTGTTTTACTGGGTGCGGCTGGATTCGTTGCACCACGCCACATGCGGGCAATAAAAGATACGGGTAACAAACTTGTTGCTGCAATGGATAAGCATGATGCGGTTGGAGTCATCGATAACTATTTCCCTGAATCTGCTTTTTTTGTCGAGTTTGAGCGTCTTGACAGACATGTCGAAAAGCTGAGGCGCATGGGAGAAGAGAAAAAGGTTCATTATGTTAGTATAGCTTCTCCGAATTATCTTCATGATGCACATATTCGCTTTGCGCTCCGGGTAGGTGCTGACGCCATCTGCGAAAAGCCCCTTGTTCTAAACCCATGGAATATTGATGCACTGAAAGAAATTGAGAAAGAATCAGGCAAGAAGGTTAATACAGTTCTTCAGCTACGCCACCACCCTTCCATCATAGCCCTCAAGCAGAAAGTTGATGCCGTTGCACTTAGCCATTTGTCTTTAGCCTCAAACGCCCCTCGCCCAAAATATGACATTGACCTCACCTATATCACCTCCCGCGGCCGTTGGTATCTTGTGTCCTGGAAAGGCGATTTAGCAAAATCCGGTGGGTTGGCTACAAACATAGGCGTCCATTTCTTCGACATGCTCCAGTGGATATTCGGGGATGTTCAATCAAATATCGTACATATTTCAGAACCCATGAAAGCCGCAGGATTCCTTGAATTGCAGAAGGCAAGAATAAGATGGTTTTTGTCAATAGACAGCAATGATCTTCCCGTTTCCGCAAGGGATGCGGGCAAACCAACATATCGTTCAATAACAATTGACCAGGAAGAATTAGAATTCTCTGAAGGCTTTGCAGACCTCCATACAGTTACTTACCAAGAAATCCTGAAGGGTAATGGTTTTGGTCTGGATGATGTAAAACCTTCAATCGAAATCGCACATGAGATACGGAATGCAAAGCCAGTAGGACTTAAGGGAGAGTATCACCCGTTTTTGAAAGCCGTGGCTGGTGGATAGTGGCTGGTGGATAGTGAAGAAATGAAAGATTTTAAAGAATTAGAGGTTTGGCAGAAAAGCGTGGATTTTGTATTAAATATTTATGAGACTTCGAAAAGCTTTCCCCATGAAGAAATGTTCAGCCTGACCAACCAGATGAGGAGATCGGCAGTATCAATACCGTCCAATATTTCAGAGGGATTCTCAAGAAACAGCACTAAAGAATTCATACAGTTTCTCTATATAGCGCTTGGCTCATCAGCAGAATTAGAAACACAAATTTTAATCTCACATAAATTAGGATATCTCATTGATCCAACTAAACTGATCGATAACCTCACAACAATTAAGAAGATGCTGAATGCCCTCGTTTCATCATTAAAAGGAAAAATAAAACAGTCATGATTGACCAACCACCAGCCACCAGCCACCAGCCACTATATTTCGTTCATGAAAGCAGCTTCATTGATCCCGATGTCGAAATAGGAGAAGGCACGAAGATCTG is a window encoding:
- a CDS encoding four helix bundle protein — translated: MKDFKELEVWQKSVDFVLNIYETSKSFPHEEMFSLTNQMRRSAVSIPSNISEGFSRNSTKEFIQFLYIALGSSAELETQILISHKLGYLIDPTKLIDNLTTIKKMLNALVSSLKGKIKQS
- a CDS encoding glycosyltransferase family 4 protein — encoded protein: MEYRPYYLAREWVRLGHKVTITAASFSHIRTNQPVLSRGLTEEVIDGIHYVWLKTPEYHGNGVGRVLNIGVFVGQLYRFSSQIIEMSQPDAVVASSPHPFIIFPAYYLRKKARAKLVFEVRDLWPLSLVELVGISKRHPFIMAMQRTEDFAYRAADKVVSVLPGTEEHMKIHGLVDGKFAYIPNGIDITGWGKGINELPEMHKQALDVLRSERKFIVGYTGEHGIGNALNSLVEASNLLRQENVAFVLVGKGIKKAYLQSKVSRMELQSVTFLPDIPKSAIPSLLDMFDVCFIGWQNKPIYRFGVSPNKLMDYMMAAKPVIHSTGAVNDVVAESGCGLSCSPEDPGMIANAVIQLMSLSEEDRRDMGLRGREYVLQNHDYRTFAKKYLDIIG
- a CDS encoding glycosyltransferase family 4 protein encodes the protein MNIQSSYCDLIALDHKKARSLRILFVHQGLQSFVQKDLEILRSAYEVREVWFRGLRSVHAIWSATQWADVTFSWFGKLHAFFAVLFSKLLGKKAVVVAGGDDVVYLPKLKYGLFCYWWKKWCPLFVFKYADLVLPVSRYNEQETIKNAKVDHQKIRILYHGFDSNDFQNLSSIGTERVAITVGGVDWERVQRKGYERFVRSAKYLLDVQFILIGKWHDDAIDYLRNIASENVVFTGQVSDEELMRWLSLAKVYVQVSLHEAFGCSLAEAMLCECIPVVSRTAAIPEVVGDTGFYVDDVTPQNLASKIKYAMTLPDDYGKKARQRIIEEFPLYRRRQQILEAMKAMSAQDTEASS
- a CDS encoding methyltransferase domain-containing protein, which gives rise to MANFQPLKDRFIKVLEENLRVFQIGGVFFDYGCGRGDVAEHLICNPVFTQGYAYDLAVTEEQIQSGGVRAGGGHLTYLRRTDELPDKADLAVLLDVIEHVHDPERVFHEIADHVRKDGWLILTMPYNPHEWGIDDEFYGHLRRLSLRGSISLLENSGWNVIRLLDPTFPSFWFIRRGYLLLRALTSSSVQQQPAKHMGDIEKTLKSARDSAWDYGGIIPRLLANSLVPWMLVRRFDIYFESFFRGFELFVVCQKRSTSRDCSVCLNGHFTFQSFFHRYNLQKCTFCATEKVLPRVEGDLLPRDTDHLRSRLARRFLTATQNSRLRNLLGLPVKEKTIIVISRGAQALQTQVVPADWHLTQCHGNDLLNQNRMLRFHPDGARYGVVAMIHLIELFEEVSDAIRILDDMVAPGGYAYLEFPNSRSILKKVLRWRWFGYDPPMHRYVLDPLSLADQLGMRNYRLIRESHFAPEYSFYIFAQIIINTVFPFQRDALFDWLLNKETSGIKGIMTLLSLLLMPLLLPLFLMYQPLASLLRRGCVTCQLYRKTDVPNPHASGILSTGRD
- a CDS encoding Gfo/Idh/MocA family oxidoreductase, with the translated sequence MKNFVLLGAAGFVAPRHMRAIKDTGNKLVAAMDKHDAVGVIDNYFPESAFFVEFERLDRHVEKLRRMGEEKKVHYVSIASPNYLHDAHIRFALRVGADAICEKPLVLNPWNIDALKEIEKESGKKVNTVLQLRHHPSIIALKQKVDAVALSHLSLASNAPRPKYDIDLTYITSRGRWYLVSWKGDLAKSGGLATNIGVHFFDMLQWIFGDVQSNIVHISEPMKAAGFLELQKARIRWFLSIDSNDLPVSARDAGKPTYRSITIDQEELEFSEGFADLHTVTYQEILKGNGFGLDDVKPSIEIAHEIRNAKPVGLKGEYHPFLKAVAGG